From a region of the Zingiber officinale cultivar Zhangliang chromosome 4B, Zo_v1.1, whole genome shotgun sequence genome:
- the LOC121974480 gene encoding phosphoinositide phosphatase SAC2-like, with the protein MRPELGARDPDRMATEGVEEGRIHDESADAGGYLQSFELYETQSKFYMIGRSKTKNFSRVLKIDRSEPSELNIDEDSTTYSEDECKELLNRIHEGNKSTGGLKFVTNCYGIVGFVKFLGPYYMLLITERREIGAIFGHTIYAVAKSEIITLPNSTVQSNMTVSRDEYRYRKLFRTVDLTKDFFFSYSYHIMQSLQKNICESHTGQMIYETMFIWNEFLTREIHNRVKSTLWTVDLVYGFFKQVKLAISGEDVWLTLIARRSRHYAGTRYLKRGLNFDGHVANDVETEQIIFKDIPGEMPKCVSSVVQNRGSIPLFWSQETSKLNLKPDIILKKERDYHATRLHFENLSKRYGNPIIILNLIKSVEKKPRESILRSEFADAIEFINKNIPEERSLKYLHWDLHKHSRSKAKNVLTLLGKVAVGTLKLTGFFYCEMIPSLRNEGDVRWPNFVMDDGNDHSCNNHSTSNSSNTTDTDEVDMIEDGSREDNSDTSGYEIAKIEDHSVGHCLVKSLRCQQGVLRTNCIDCLDRTNVAQYAYGLAALGHQLHALNLAHLPSIHLDAALADDLMTYYETMGDTLSLQYGGSAAHNKIFSERRGQWKAATQSQEFFRTLQRYYSNAYMDVEKQAAIDLFLGHFQPQLDKPAIWDFNSFQHCVGKMGHAFTDENSRSFIKRSISDGNILHESYDPLSRSSFIHKDLSYSAPSGTLHTQFVKRMSDSNLTSEISKCETNVAELRKTPTMSEDQLFEDSISTYAYKDWHSNFLNLDSLLSNSNAGEEEINHRALIVNVKANEETPVPINNGFVIKVKVPTDCKKFSNYVAREVRSLE; encoded by the exons ATGCGGCCCGAGCTAGGGGCTCGGGATCCGGACAGGATGGCAACGGAGGGTGTGGAGGAGGGGCGGATCCACGACGAGTCAGCTGACGCTGGTGGATACCTTCAAAGTTTTGAGCTCTACGAGACTCAATCA AAATTTTACATGATTGGAAGGAGCAAGACCAAGAACTTCTCGCGAGTGTTGAAAATTGATAGGTCAGAACCCTCAGAACTTAATATAGATGAGGACTCTACCACATACTCAGAAGATGAATGTAAAGAACTGCTGAATCGGATACATGAGGGAAACAAGTCCACCGGTGGACTAAAGTTTGTCACAAATTGTTATGGCATTGTTG GATTTGTTAAATTTTTGGGGCCTTACTATATGCTGCTTATCACTGAGAGAAGGGAGATTGGAGCTATTTTTGGCCACACAATTTATGCTGTTGCAAAGAGTGAAATTATCACACTTCCAAATTCTACTGTCCAGTCTAATATGACAGTTTCCAGGGACGAGTACAG GTACAGGAAGCTCTTTCGTACAGTAGATCTTACGAAAGATTTCTTTTTTAGCTATTCGTACCATATCATGCAAAGCTTACAGAAGAATATATGCGAGAGTCATACAGGGCAAATGATATATGAAACTATGTTTATTTGGAATGAGTTTTTGACTCGGGAGATTCATAATCGTGTCAAAAGTACTCTATGGACGGTTGATTTGGTGTATGGTTTTTTTAAGCAG GTGAAACTCGCAATTTCTGGAGAAGATGTTTGGTTGACTCTCATTGCTAGGCGCTCACGACACTATGCCGGGACTAG ATACCTTAAGAGAGGTTTGAATTTCGATGGGCATGTTGCAAATGACGTTGAGACAGAACAAATTATCTTTAAAGACATTCCTGGAGAAATGCCAAAGTGTGTTAGTTCTGTAGTTCAGAATAGGGGTTCAATACCTCTTTTTTGGTCTCAAGAAACCTCAAAACTTAATCTGAAGCCTGATATAATAT TAAAAAAAGAAAGGGATTATCACGCTACTCGGCTTCATTTTGAGAATCTCAGCAAAAGATATGGAAATCCTATTATCATATTGAACTTGATAAAG TCAGTGGAGAAGAAACCTCGGGAATCTATTTTACGTTCAGAATTTGCTGATGCAATTgagtttatcaacaaaaatattccAGAAGAACGTAGTTTAAAATACTTGCATTGGGATCTTCATAAGCATTCTCGAAG CAAAGCTAAAAATGTGCTTACATTATTGGGAAAAGTAGCAGTAGGGACCTTAAAGTTGACAGGATTCTTTTATTGTGAAATGATACCAAGTTTGAGGAATGAAGGTGATGTAAGGTGGCCCAACTTTGT GATGGATGATGGTAATGATCATTCATGTAATAATCATTCTACTAGTAATAGCAGTAACACCACTGACACAGATGAAGTTGATATGATAGAAGATGGATCCCGAGAAGATAATTCTGATACATCAGGATATGAGATAGCAAAGATTGAGGATCACAGTGTTGGACATTGCTTGGTAAAATCACTCAGGTGTCAGCAAGGTGTCCTGAGAACAAACTGCATTGATTGTTTAGATCGTACAAATGTCGCTCAATATGCCTATGGTTTAGCTGCACTAGGGCACCAACTTCATGCTTTAAATTTAGCCCATCTTCCAAGCATTCACCTTGATGCCGCCTTGGCTGATGATTTGATGACTTATTATGAGACAATGGGGGACACACTTTCTCTGCAATATGGCGGTTCTGCTGCTCACAATAAG ATTTTCTCTGAAAGAAGAGGTCAATGGAAAGCAGCAACCCAGTCCCAAGAGTTCTTTAGAACACTCCAAAGATATTACAGTAATGCATATATGGATGTTGAAAAGCAAGCTGCAATAGACCT ATTTCTGGGACACTTCCAACCTCAACTGGACAAACCAGCCATTTGGGATTTTAATTCCTTTCAGCATTGTGTTGGGAAGATGGGTCATGCCTTTACTGATGAAAATTCAAG GTCATTTATCAAAAGATCTATATCAGATGGGAATATACTCCATGAAAGTTATGACCCTCTATCAAGATCTAGTTTTATTCACAAAGATCTCTCATACTCGGCGCCATCTGGAACATTACATACACAGTTTGTGAAGCGCATGTCCGATTCAAATTTAACGTCAGAAATTTCAAAATGTGAAACTAATGTTGCAGAGTTGAG GAAAACTCCCACAATGTCTGAAGACCAGCTGTTTGAAGATAGCATATCTACTTATGCGTATAAAGATTGGCATTCAAATTTTCTGAACCTTGATTCTCTTTTATCAAATAGTAATGCTGGGGAGGAAGAAATAAATCACAG GGCCTTGATAGTTAATGTGAAAGCTAATGAGGAAACCCCGGTTCCCATAAATAATGGGTTTGTCATAAAGGTAAAAGTTCCTACAGACTGCAAGAAATTTTCCAATTATGTAGCTCGGGAAGTCCGGTCACTAGAGTGA